A window from uncultured Desulfobacter sp. encodes these proteins:
- a CDS encoding UbiA family prenyltransferase, translated as MNKHTKTFLELIRLPGIFTAHADILAGFLLAGAGLTELKTFFLLIAATSCFLAAGMTLNDYFDYKIDQVESPGRPIPSNRISRQTALFIGSGLLAAGIIFAFMAGATSFITGLCLGSCILLYDGYLKKHAIAGPIAMAACRYFNLLLGMSVAPFRGWAIIPLITGLYIFGVTVLSRKEAVGGKALFNIVLCALMPILSALLYYVLYIANILPNFPGVILMLCFAVFLSGHTLKLLKKNTPKDFQNTMKILLMAIISLDMILAAGAVPIAYAAMILLLYVPAIYSVRLFRVT; from the coding sequence ATGAATAAACATACAAAGACGTTTCTTGAACTGATTCGACTGCCGGGTATATTCACCGCCCATGCAGACATTCTCGCAGGTTTCTTGCTTGCAGGAGCCGGGTTAACCGAGCTGAAAACCTTTTTTTTACTCATTGCAGCCACGTCTTGTTTTCTTGCGGCCGGCATGACCTTGAATGACTATTTCGATTACAAAATTGATCAAGTTGAAAGCCCTGGACGGCCGATACCTTCAAATCGGATCAGCAGACAGACAGCCTTATTCATTGGAAGCGGACTTTTGGCTGCGGGAATTATCTTTGCATTTATGGCAGGGGCTACTTCATTTATCACGGGGTTATGTCTTGGGTCATGTATCCTGCTCTATGACGGATATCTAAAAAAACACGCGATTGCAGGGCCAATTGCCATGGCGGCCTGCAGATATTTTAACCTTCTGCTGGGGATGTCGGTTGCGCCGTTCAGGGGATGGGCCATTATCCCCTTGATTACCGGGCTCTATATTTTTGGTGTTACGGTCCTAAGCCGCAAAGAAGCTGTCGGCGGAAAAGCGTTGTTCAATATAGTGCTATGCGCCCTGATGCCGATTCTTTCGGCTTTGCTGTACTACGTTCTTTATATTGCAAACATTTTGCCCAATTTTCCGGGTGTAATACTGATGTTGTGTTTTGCGGTTTTTCTGTCCGGGCATACGCTGAAACTGCTGAAAAAAAACACGCCGAAAGATTTTCAAAACACAATGAAAATTCTATTAATGGCCATTATCAGCCTTGATATGATTCTTGCCGCAGGGGCGGTTCCCATTGCTTATGCGGCCATGATTCTGCTGTTGTACGTACCGGCGATCTATTCCGTACGTCTTTTTCGAGTGACTTAA
- a CDS encoding alkaline phosphatase family protein — MKNYMFCFNIVGLSPQLLNKLIEMPHFSKLMKKGQKTDLNPVFPGLTLPGQASFSTGTLPAEHGIVANGFFYRDKFEVSFWDQYRSLVQADPIWETLKHENPDLKTAVLFFQNTLYCDADFIITPKPMHTDAGLVQWCYSKPAGLYEAVCDNIGRPFNLMDYWGPFASPKASEWIMEATIDLVTHHAPNFMSVYLPHLDYSCQKFGPDDPRIDDDLKVLDNLMGKFLDTLASMGIMEASTLCIFSEYSLTQVTGAVFLNRELRKAGFLKVREIEGREYLDFELSRAFAMVDHQIAHIYIREDNDINPVKELIQNLVGVDKVLAEDEKQEFGINHERAGELIAVSDPDQWFAYYWWENDEKAPDFADHIDIHRKPGYDPLELFMDMKTMKIPQTTELLKGSHGAPPKNGQGMAALMLSGAPAGRISLPNCMETIEIAPILKQLMGNNDTAE; from the coding sequence ATGAAAAATTATATGTTCTGTTTTAACATTGTGGGGTTGTCACCCCAGCTTTTGAATAAGCTGATTGAAATGCCTCACTTTTCAAAACTGATGAAAAAGGGTCAAAAAACCGATTTAAATCCGGTTTTTCCCGGCCTTACCCTCCCCGGCCAAGCCTCTTTTTCAACCGGAACCCTTCCTGCGGAACACGGTATCGTTGCAAACGGCTTCTTCTACAGGGACAAATTTGAAGTCAGTTTCTGGGATCAATATCGCTCACTTGTTCAGGCCGATCCAATCTGGGAAACGCTGAAACATGAAAATCCCGATTTAAAAACCGCCGTTCTCTTTTTTCAAAACACCCTCTACTGCGATGCCGATTTCATCATAACGCCAAAACCCATGCACACAGACGCAGGACTTGTCCAGTGGTGCTACTCCAAGCCGGCTGGCTTATATGAAGCTGTCTGTGACAACATCGGCAGGCCGTTTAATCTGATGGATTACTGGGGTCCGTTTGCCTCCCCCAAGGCCTCGGAATGGATCATGGAGGCCACAATCGATCTTGTCACCCATCATGCGCCGAACTTTATGAGTGTTTATCTGCCGCACCTGGACTATTCCTGCCAGAAATTTGGCCCGGATGATCCCAGGATTGATGATGATCTAAAGGTTCTCGACAATCTCATGGGTAAATTTTTAGATACCCTTGCAAGTATGGGGATCATGGAGGCTTCAACCCTATGTATTTTCAGCGAATATTCTTTGACCCAGGTTACAGGTGCCGTATTTTTAAACAGGGAACTTAGAAAGGCGGGCTTTCTAAAGGTCAGAGAAATTGAAGGGCGGGAGTACCTTGATTTTGAACTGAGTCGGGCATTTGCAATGGTGGATCACCAGATTGCCCATATTTACATAAGGGAAGACAATGACATCAATCCCGTTAAGGAATTGATACAAAACCTTGTCGGCGTCGACAAGGTCCTTGCAGAAGATGAGAAACAAGAGTTTGGCATCAATCATGAGAGAGCCGGGGAGTTAATTGCCGTGTCAGATCCTGACCAATGGTTTGCCTATTACTGGTGGGAAAACGATGAAAAAGCGCCGGATTTTGCCGACCACATTGATATTCACAGAAAACCGGGATATGACCCTCTTGAATTATTCATGGACATGAAAACCATGAAGATTCCCCAAACAACAGAACTGCTGAAAGGTTCCCATGGCGCTCCGCCCAAAAACGGACAGGGTATGGCGGCCCTGATGTTAAGTGGTGCCCCGGCCGGCCGGATCAGCCTGCCGAATTGCATGGAAACCATTGAAATTGCGCCCATCTTAAAACAACTCATGGGCAATAACGATACCGCCGAATGA
- a CDS encoding sugar phosphate isomerase/epimerase family protein, which yields MKFAFSTNAFRKFSFSEAAEAVAGAGYSGIEIMCDTPHAYPDELSGNDIEKIKQTLAKNNLEISNLNAFMMYAVTDIHHPSWIETDKDYRQIRIQHTKNCIDLAAQLGAKTLSTEPGGPLKDIPKGMSKQAALEFFADGLASILPHAMDKGIMVLIEPEPDLLIQTSDEFLAFIEMFNHPNLWLNLDIGHFYCVGEDPVEIISKLKHYTRHYHLEDIPTTREHKHIIPGQGGIDIPGVLKAVEKTGYDGFITLELYPYLDDPHQTARDAMQHLKQTYHP from the coding sequence ATGAAATTTGCGTTTAGTACCAATGCGTTCAGAAAATTTTCCTTTTCCGAGGCAGCGGAGGCAGTAGCGGGTGCGGGATATTCAGGCATTGAAATCATGTGCGATACTCCCCATGCCTATCCGGATGAACTATCCGGAAATGATATTGAAAAAATTAAACAGACCTTGGCGAAAAATAATCTTGAAATATCTAATCTGAATGCATTCATGATGTATGCCGTAACAGACATTCATCATCCATCCTGGATTGAGACAGATAAAGATTACAGGCAGATCAGGATTCAACATACTAAAAACTGCATTGATCTGGCAGCCCAACTTGGCGCAAAAACCCTCTCCACAGAACCCGGCGGCCCGCTGAAGGATATTCCCAAAGGTATGTCAAAACAAGCAGCTTTGGAATTTTTTGCAGACGGCCTGGCGTCCATTCTGCCCCATGCCATGGATAAGGGAATCATGGTGCTGATTGAGCCAGAACCGGACCTGTTAATCCAGACCTCAGATGAATTTTTAGCTTTTATTGAGATGTTCAACCATCCAAATCTATGGCTCAATCTGGACATTGGTCATTTCTACTGTGTGGGAGAAGATCCTGTTGAAATTATTTCCAAACTCAAACATTACACCAGGCATTATCATCTTGAGGATATCCCGACAACACGAGAGCATAAACATATTATACCGGGGCAAGGAGGGATTGACATTCCAGGGGTATTGAAAGCGGTTGAAAAAACAGGATATGATGGTTTCATTACATTGGAGCTTTATCCTTACCTTGATGATCCCCATCAGACAGCCAGGGATGCGATGCAGCATCTGAAACAGACTTATCACCCATGA